A region from the Prevotella melaninogenica genome encodes:
- a CDS encoding FtsK/SpoIIIE family DNA translocase, with the protein MALIYYFCKDKRTTINGKKKTTQKSKTFTEAIGLNNIINDKTGFVAGLILLCVAIYICVAFFSYFSTGAADQSLVTDLRPGEVENANRVFQNVCGSLGAIISYGLISRCFGIPAFIIPAFIALCGLRMMGAYKKLNLTKWFMGMALVMIWSSVTFAKALTPLLGDQIYNPGGDHGAFCVQYMENLVGSPGLIAILVIVMLAYLTYITSETITVVRKMINPFGYIRDKVKFTVVHGSKSDSTEDLYNDEVVIEDEPVEAIEHVDPTLAEPIDLPTEPTTTPQEPDTLNSSYGNEKGTKTPNNITPGFEIEEKKVEEKANSKTLASNNLPLTPINPREPFTKWKFPSLDLLREYASDSKTNYVSQEELEANKDRIIKVLNDFGVQIRSIRATVGPTITLYEITPAQGIRISKIKNLEDDIALSLAAIGIRIIAPMPGKGTIGIEVPNAKPNIVSMFSILNSRKFQESTMELPIALGKTITNEVYMVDLAKIPHLLVAGATGQGKSVGLNAIITSLLYKKHPNELKIVLVDPKKVEFSVYSPIAKPFMAAVEENEEEPIITDVQKVVKTLKGLCVLMDERYDLLKAARVRNIKEYNQKFLRHELNPEEGHEFMPYIVVIIDEFGDLILTAGKEVEMPITRIAQLARAIGIHMIIATQRPTTSIITGNIKANFPGRIAFRVGAMMDSRIILDRPGAQQLVGRGDMLYLNGADPVRVQCAFVDTPEVENITKFIANQLGPVRPMEIPEPLSEDEAAGGGSLDAQTLDPLFEEAARAIVVSQQGSTSMIQRRLSIGYNRAGRLMDQMEKAGIVGAAKGSKPREVLISDEVSLDNLLTILRG; encoded by the coding sequence GTGGCACTTATTTATTACTTTTGCAAGGATAAAAGAACAACGATAAATGGCAAAAAGAAAACAACACAGAAAAGCAAGACTTTCACCGAGGCGATCGGACTAAATAACATTATTAACGACAAAACAGGATTTGTTGCTGGACTTATCCTTTTATGCGTTGCTATCTACATCTGTGTCGCTTTTTTCAGCTATTTCAGTACTGGTGCAGCAGACCAAAGTTTAGTTACTGATCTCCGCCCTGGAGAGGTGGAGAATGCGAATAGAGTTTTCCAAAACGTCTGCGGTTCACTCGGTGCAATCATTTCCTACGGACTTATCTCACGCTGTTTTGGTATTCCAGCCTTTATCATTCCTGCCTTCATTGCCCTTTGTGGACTTCGCATGATGGGAGCTTACAAGAAACTGAACTTAACGAAATGGTTCATGGGAATGGCTTTGGTAATGATTTGGTCATCTGTTACTTTTGCAAAAGCCCTCACGCCATTACTGGGAGATCAAATATATAATCCTGGCGGAGACCATGGAGCTTTCTGTGTACAATATATGGAGAATCTTGTTGGTTCACCGGGATTGATAGCTATCTTGGTAATTGTCATGTTAGCTTATCTTACCTATATCACCTCTGAAACAATTACCGTCGTACGCAAGATGATAAATCCTTTTGGTTACATCCGTGACAAGGTGAAGTTTACAGTGGTACATGGCAGCAAAAGCGATAGCACAGAAGATCTCTATAACGATGAGGTTGTAATAGAAGATGAACCAGTAGAGGCAATAGAACACGTTGATCCTACTCTCGCTGAACCTATTGACTTACCAACAGAACCAACAACCACTCCACAAGAGCCAGACACACTCAACTCGTCCTATGGCAATGAAAAGGGAACAAAGACACCAAACAATATTACCCCAGGCTTTGAGATTGAGGAGAAGAAAGTTGAAGAGAAAGCAAATAGCAAGACACTCGCAAGTAACAACCTTCCACTGACACCAATCAATCCTCGTGAACCTTTCACAAAGTGGAAGTTCCCTTCACTTGATTTGTTGAGAGAATATGCTTCTGATTCTAAGACTAACTATGTAAGCCAAGAAGAGTTAGAAGCTAACAAAGATCGTATTATCAAAGTTCTAAATGACTTTGGCGTACAGATTCGTAGTATTCGTGCAACTGTCGGTCCGACAATTACTCTTTATGAAATTACCCCTGCACAGGGTATTAGAATCTCTAAGATTAAAAACCTTGAAGACGATATTGCACTGAGTTTGGCTGCTATCGGTATTCGTATCATAGCTCCTATGCCGGGTAAGGGTACAATTGGTATTGAGGTTCCAAATGCTAAACCCAACATCGTATCAATGTTCTCTATCCTAAACTCACGTAAGTTCCAGGAGTCAACAATGGAGTTGCCGATTGCATTAGGTAAGACTATTACCAATGAGGTGTACATGGTAGACCTTGCTAAGATTCCTCACTTACTTGTTGCAGGTGCTACTGGACAGGGTAAGTCAGTTGGTCTGAATGCTATCATCACCTCCCTACTCTATAAGAAGCACCCAAACGAACTGAAGATTGTACTCGTTGACCCTAAGAAAGTGGAGTTCAGCGTCTATTCTCCAATTGCAAAACCATTTATGGCTGCTGTTGAGGAGAATGAGGAAGAGCCAATCATCACAGATGTTCAGAAAGTTGTAAAGACGCTAAAAGGTCTATGTGTACTTATGGACGAGCGTTATGACCTACTGAAAGCAGCTCGTGTTAGAAACATAAAGGAATACAACCAGAAATTCCTTAGACATGAACTGAATCCAGAGGAAGGACATGAGTTTATGCCATATATCGTTGTCATCATTGACGAGTTTGGTGACTTGATTCTTACTGCTGGTAAGGAAGTAGAAATGCCTATCACACGTATCGCACAGTTGGCACGTGCCATCGGTATTCACATGATTATTGCAACCCAGCGACCAACAACATCTATTATCACAGGTAATATCAAAGCAAACTTCCCAGGACGTATTGCTTTCCGTGTTGGAGCGATGATGGATTCACGTATCATTCTTGATCGACCAGGCGCACAACAGCTCGTTGGACGAGGTGATATGCTTTATCTCAATGGTGCTGACCCTGTCCGCGTACAATGTGCTTTCGTGGATACACCAGAAGTAGAGAACATCACAAAGTTCATTGCTAACCAGTTAGGACCTGTCCGTCCAATGGAAATCCCAGAGCCTTTGTCTGAGGATGAAGCTGCTGGTGGTGGCTCACTGGACGCACAAACTCTTGACCCATTGTTTGAGGAGGCAGCACGAGCTATCGTTGTATCCCAGCAGGGTTCAACAAGTATGATACAGCGTCGACTGTCTATTGGTTACAACCGGGCTGGTCGCCTAATGGATCAAATGGAAAAAGCTGGTATCGTGGGTGCGGCAAAAGGTTCAAAACCACGTGAAGTATTAATAAGTGATGAGGTAAGTCTTGACAACCTTCTTACAATCCTGCGTGGCTAA
- a CDS encoding LolA-like putative outer membrane lipoprotein chaperone: protein MKQIKYLLLFVAIFMANSIVAQNANQAKACLDKATAKVSNLGGFTAHFALSRPGSVGRTSGTISVKGTKFVATTPQTTVWFNGTTQWSYMKSTDEVNVSTPTEAQRLSMNPYALMTLYRQGYKLSMTTEGGAYVVHMKATNPKRNIPEAYVTVNKAYQLQKIKIKQANKWTTITVSDIQRKNFSDAIFTFNKKSHPSAEIIDLR, encoded by the coding sequence ATGAAGCAGATTAAATATTTATTATTGTTCGTTGCCATCTTTATGGCAAATAGTATAGTAGCACAAAATGCTAATCAAGCAAAGGCATGCCTGGATAAAGCTACTGCTAAAGTGTCTAATTTAGGCGGTTTTACTGCCCACTTTGCCCTCTCCAGACCAGGTTCTGTTGGCAGGACATCGGGCACTATTTCTGTGAAAGGAACTAAATTTGTTGCTACTACTCCACAGACAACCGTATGGTTTAATGGTACGACACAATGGTCATATATGAAGTCAACTGACGAGGTGAACGTTTCTACACCTACAGAGGCGCAACGCCTTTCAATGAATCCTTACGCATTGATGACACTGTATCGTCAGGGCTACAAGCTCTCTATGACAACAGAGGGTGGTGCTTACGTAGTACACATGAAGGCTACCAATCCTAAACGCAATATCCCAGAGGCATATGTAACAGTCAATAAAGCTTATCAGTTGCAGAAAATAAAGATCAAACAGGCTAACAAGTGGACTACTATAACAGTCTCTGACATCCAGCGTAAGAATTTTTCTGATGCTATTTTTACTTTTAATAAGAAAAGTCATCCATCTGCTGAGATTATAGACTTGAGATAA
- a CDS encoding DUF5687 family protein — protein sequence MHIRPYLLLPLPKHSYTDYLILRQLIVFKNVNLLFICIPFGIKTVIPELGATAMIGYTAGLYLLLLINGQFFQFTQVLTARGLLYWLIPIFTYFSIAVITIFFPSPQSYLHHCAEVGNAMIRGELWIYAVMVLLLIGMILLNRNVLEQRIRQEQYPATRSKSTKSNIKLTFFDRFNLIGEYLKIELWTILRNKSLRLIFIFNTIGIFLFSLIIAIDPESDIVKSMASFTTALSSTG from the coding sequence ATGCATATCCGTCCTTATCTTCTCCTACCGCTTCCCAAACACAGCTATACAGACTATCTGATTTTGCGTCAGTTGATAGTTTTTAAGAACGTAAACCTCCTCTTTATCTGCATTCCTTTTGGTATTAAAACAGTCATTCCAGAGTTGGGTGCAACAGCTATGATTGGTTATACAGCAGGACTTTACCTCCTTCTGCTTATCAACGGACAGTTTTTCCAGTTTACACAAGTGCTGACGGCACGTGGACTTTTGTATTGGCTCATACCGATTTTTACTTATTTCTCCATCGCAGTAATAACAATATTCTTCCCTTCTCCACAAAGTTACCTCCATCACTGTGCAGAGGTGGGCAATGCAATGATAAGAGGAGAGCTATGGATATATGCTGTTATGGTATTGTTGCTAATAGGAATGATATTGCTAAATCGCAATGTCCTTGAACAGCGTATCCGCCAAGAACAATACCCAGCAACAAGATCTAAAAGTACCAAAAGTAATATCAAACTCACTTTCTTCGATCGTTTCAACTTAATCGGAGAGTACCTTAAAATTGAGTTATGGACAATCCTCCGAAATAAGAGCCTACGCCTTATATTCATTTTCAACACAATTGGTATCTTTCTGTTTAGCCTAATTATTGCTATTGACCCAGAAAGTGACATCGTAAAATCAATGGCTTCATTTACTACAGCTTTATCATCTACGGGTTAA
- a CDS encoding patatin-like phospholipase family protein codes for MKKNVALVLSSGGARGLAHIGAIEELEQRGFCITSISGCSMGALIGGMYAAGKLKEVKDWMLKLDKKKMFSLTDFSFSLNHVVKGTKVMDALKEIVPDVNIEDLPIPYTAVATDWNSGQEIIFRSGSLYEAIRASISIPLFLDPVRKGEMLLVDGGLVNALPLNRIARKKGDILVGVNVSTHNYKEELSFFEMIERKKIKKSLPPFISERLITFQEGLALNYLTLLSRTISIMLEQNTRQQILISKPDIIVQVPMCRYGIFDFDKTAQISLIGMNKMREALIEYEQNHSSFWDKHKFSIKY; via the coding sequence ATGAAAAAGAACGTAGCTTTAGTACTATCAAGTGGTGGTGCTCGTGGATTAGCTCATATCGGAGCCATTGAAGAATTGGAACAGAGGGGCTTTTGCATAACATCCATATCTGGCTGTTCTATGGGAGCCTTAATAGGTGGAATGTATGCTGCTGGCAAGCTAAAGGAAGTGAAAGACTGGATGCTGAAATTGGACAAGAAGAAAATGTTTTCACTAACCGATTTTTCTTTTAGCTTGAATCACGTAGTGAAGGGAACTAAGGTTATGGATGCCTTAAAAGAAATTGTCCCTGATGTAAATATAGAAGACTTACCCATCCCCTATACTGCCGTTGCTACAGATTGGAATAGCGGACAAGAAATCATCTTCCGTTCTGGTAGTTTATACGAGGCAATACGTGCCAGCATTTCCATTCCATTGTTTCTCGACCCTGTACGCAAAGGAGAAATGCTACTGGTAGATGGAGGATTGGTTAATGCCTTACCCCTAAATCGCATTGCAAGAAAGAAAGGAGATATTCTCGTAGGTGTCAATGTAAGTACACACAATTATAAAGAGGAGCTGTCTTTCTTTGAGATGATAGAAAGAAAAAAAATAAAGAAGTCATTACCACCCTTTATCTCCGAACGACTTATAACTTTTCAAGAAGGATTGGCACTAAACTATCTAACCTTACTTTCTCGCACCATCTCCATTATGCTTGAACAGAATACACGACAACAAATCCTCATCTCAAAGCCCGACATCATTGTTCAAGTGCCAATGTGTCGATACGGCATCTTCGATTTTGACAAAACTGCCCAAATATCATTGATTGGAATGAACAAAATGCGTGAGGCCTTAATAGAGTATGAGCAGAACCACTCTTCCTTTTGGGATAAACATAAATTCTCAATAAAATATTAG
- a CDS encoding IS4 family transposase: protein MNVGRYVFSQVVKYIPRYQFDKCVKKYRGDWHVKDLTCYNLLLHLLFGQLTSCDSLRYICLCLGAHKDILYHLGFGNTVNLSSLSRANDNRDYNIYEEFGIYMINLVRPLYTRTSIPDVTIDNVLYSLNSTTISTSVKLATWALEKYNKGAVKMHTLLDLRGSIPANIHITDGRWHDSNELELTAPEPLAFYMMDKTYVDFDEFFRFHLAGAYWVTRPKDNMKYEIIGHRKDFSREDGIRGDLTIRLTQPKTHALYPEPFRAVCHYDEETCEEIVFITNNFEISAVEVSVLYRHRWDIEVFFKWIKQNIVVKTLWGYSENAVRIHLWVAVIAYLLVARIKADNKSPYTITEVAALIRVSALEKTHLRDLITKPRTSVIYNQYVKELPLFDNM, encoded by the coding sequence ATGAACGTCGGTCGATATGTGTTTTCACAAGTTGTGAAGTACATACCTCGTTATCAGTTCGACAAGTGCGTGAAGAAGTACCGTGGCGACTGGCATGTCAAGGATTTGACTTGTTACAACCTGCTTCTGCACCTTTTGTTTGGACAGCTGACGAGTTGTGATTCTCTACGGTACATCTGTCTGTGTCTAGGTGCCCACAAGGACATCCTCTACCATCTTGGATTTGGCAACACGGTCAACCTGTCATCACTTTCCCGAGCTAACGACAATCGGGATTACAACATCTATGAGGAGTTTGGCATCTATATGATAAATCTGGTAAGGCCTTTATACACAAGGACCTCGATACCAGATGTCACCATAGACAACGTACTTTACTCCCTCAATTCCACGACCATCTCCACAAGTGTCAAACTTGCGACATGGGCTTTAGAAAAATACAACAAAGGAGCGGTGAAGATGCACACTCTACTTGACTTGCGCGGGAGCATTCCAGCAAACATCCACATCACGGATGGCAGATGGCATGACAGCAACGAACTTGAACTGACTGCGCCGGAGCCTCTTGCCTTCTATATGATGGACAAGACCTATGTTGACTTCGATGAGTTCTTTCGCTTCCATTTGGCTGGAGCCTATTGGGTTACCAGACCGAAGGACAACATGAAATACGAGATTATTGGCCATAGAAAAGATTTCTCCCGAGAGGATGGTATTCGAGGCGACTTAACCATTCGCTTGACTCAGCCAAAGACTCATGCACTTTACCCTGAGCCTTTCAGGGCAGTCTGCCACTATGATGAGGAGACGTGTGAAGAAATAGTGTTCATCACTAACAACTTCGAGATTAGCGCAGTGGAAGTGTCCGTCCTGTATAGGCACAGATGGGACATAGAGGTGTTCTTCAAGTGGATAAAGCAGAACATTGTCGTGAAGACCTTGTGGGGGTATTCCGAGAATGCAGTCCGAATCCATCTCTGGGTTGCAGTCATCGCCTATCTGCTTGTTGCAAGAATAAAGGCTGACAACAAAAGTCCATACACCATTACGGAAGTGGCAGCGCTGATAAGAGTTTCTGCTTTGGAGAAAACTCACCTCAGAGATTTAATCACTAAGCCGAGAACCTCTGTCATTTACAATCAATATGTCAAAGAACTTCCTCTATTTGATAATATGTAA
- a CDS encoding IS1634 family transposase: MHANVQTRFNPATGDMAPYYRIKESYRDVQGHVHSLILLNIGFEPSLTAVQVRKIAYALTERFKNRSTPSLFKEHLDGLTPIEQAKADEWWSRMEQEGGIDRFNKEEQKSLRKYENYVDLETAKYTDARNVGAEWLCKQTIDKLQLEGFLRRNGWTENTIRTALSALIVRTVYAVSERSSYYYLRDNSAAGELYSGVPGWTPGINSLYKVTDKLYELKEQLERHLCNVTDDLFNIDNKLMLFDLTNFYFEGSKRNSDKAKFGRSKEKRSDCKLLVLALCINKEGFIRYSSILEGNTADPKSLPDMIDTLAKKNPSRTKDTLVVMDAGVATEENLELIKRKGYNYLCVSRTKMKDYTLSDDNRSVTVMDARRQKITLKEVKTEDDKDYYLEITSPSKAMTESSMNRVWRERFEMELQRINDGISKKGGTKTYEKVVERTGRAIQKYPSIAKFYQISYIKDEKKPKQMLRIDWEIKDLSAMESGHGIYFLRSNVRTLDERVTWEYYNLIREIECTNRQLKNDLNLRPIYHQKDERSDAHLFFGLLAYWVVNTIRCQLKREGESCYWTEIVRRMSTQKLVTTKGKNPLGENIEMRQCSSPSKQAKQIYDKLNLKHSPYKKNKICRTQNP, from the coding sequence ATGCACGCAAATGTACAGACACGATTCAACCCTGCAACAGGCGACATGGCTCCTTATTATCGCATTAAGGAGTCATATCGTGACGTGCAGGGTCATGTACATTCGCTAATTCTGTTGAACATCGGGTTTGAACCTTCACTTACTGCCGTACAGGTTCGAAAAATTGCATACGCACTTACCGAACGCTTCAAAAACAGAAGTACACCCTCGCTTTTCAAGGAACATCTTGACGGACTTACTCCTATTGAACAGGCAAAGGCTGACGAATGGTGGAGCCGTATGGAGCAAGAAGGTGGAATCGATAGGTTTAACAAGGAAGAGCAGAAGTCGCTGAGAAAATATGAGAACTACGTTGACCTTGAGACGGCAAAATATACTGACGCAAGGAATGTCGGTGCTGAGTGGCTCTGCAAGCAGACGATAGACAAACTGCAATTAGAGGGTTTCCTGCGCAGAAACGGCTGGACGGAGAATACGATCCGCACGGCTTTGTCAGCATTGATTGTTCGCACAGTATATGCAGTTTCTGAACGTTCGTCTTATTATTATTTGCGCGATAACTCAGCTGCTGGTGAACTTTATAGTGGAGTTCCTGGCTGGACACCAGGAATCAATTCTCTGTATAAAGTCACTGACAAATTATATGAACTAAAGGAACAGTTAGAGCGTCATCTGTGCAACGTTACTGACGATCTCTTTAATATAGACAACAAGTTGATGCTCTTCGACTTAACCAACTTCTATTTCGAGGGCAGTAAGCGTAACAGCGACAAGGCTAAGTTCGGTCGGTCAAAAGAAAAACGCTCTGACTGTAAGCTACTTGTACTTGCACTATGTATCAATAAAGAAGGTTTTATACGTTATTCTTCTATCTTGGAGGGTAATACAGCAGACCCCAAGTCTCTGCCCGATATGATTGACACGCTGGCAAAGAAGAATCCATCACGGACAAAGGATACGCTCGTTGTCATGGATGCAGGTGTTGCCACGGAAGAGAACTTGGAGCTGATTAAAAGAAAAGGTTACAATTATCTCTGCGTATCTCGTACGAAAATGAAGGACTATACGCTCAGTGATGATAACAGGAGTGTTACGGTAATGGATGCCCGTCGGCAGAAGATAACGCTGAAAGAGGTTAAGACAGAGGATGACAAGGATTATTATCTCGAAATAACATCTCCTTCGAAAGCTATGACAGAGTCGTCCATGAACAGGGTCTGGAGAGAGCGTTTTGAGATGGAACTGCAGAGAATAAACGATGGAATCTCTAAGAAAGGTGGAACGAAAACCTATGAAAAGGTTGTTGAACGTACAGGACGTGCCATACAGAAGTACCCATCTATAGCGAAGTTCTATCAGATAAGCTACATAAAAGATGAGAAGAAACCCAAGCAGATGCTGCGCATAGACTGGGAGATAAAAGACCTCTCCGCAATGGAATCTGGTCACGGAATATACTTCCTCCGCAGCAATGTCAGGACACTTGATGAGCGCGTGACATGGGAATACTACAATCTCATTCGTGAGATAGAATGCACGAACAGGCAACTAAAGAATGATCTCAACCTCCGTCCTATCTATCATCAGAAAGATGAGAGAAGCGACGCACACCTCTTCTTCGGTTTATTAGCCTATTGGGTGGTAAACACCATCCGTTGTCAATTAAAACGAGAAGGAGAATCCTGTTACTGGACCGAGATTGTACGACGTATGAGCACCCAGAAGCTCGTCACAACAAAAGGGAAGAATCCATTAGGAGAGAACATCGAGATGCGCCAATGTAGTAGTCCTTCGAAGCAAGCAAAACAGATATACGATAAGTTGAACTTAAAACACTCACCATACAAAAAGAATAAAATTTGTAGGACACAGAACCCATAA
- a CDS encoding CRISPR-associated endonuclease Cas6, giving the protein MTKIKTLTIQFDTPLRRSEIPLFRGAIIAAIPSSNILFHNHDRTSLRYSYPLIQYKRIGGKAAITCIGKGVDTIGQFFSINKDHKLRIRDKTRAFPIQNLQALQTEIQCWDCSFDYRIRDWLPLNETNYKVYTETTSLIEHIKILEKILIGNILSLAKGLEINITSTIYVSITAIENIRGVRYKRVPLQCMDIQFKSNLSLPDFIGIGKHTSVGFGIITKKNNVKNKYGQH; this is encoded by the coding sequence ATGACCAAAATAAAGACACTGACCATACAGTTTGATACCCCCTTACGGCGATCAGAAATCCCACTATTTCGCGGAGCCATTATTGCAGCAATTCCATCAAGCAATATCCTATTCCATAATCACGATAGAACATCCCTACGGTACTCTTACCCTCTGATACAATATAAGCGTATTGGTGGGAAAGCTGCTATCACCTGTATTGGTAAGGGAGTGGATACTATAGGGCAATTTTTCTCTATAAATAAAGACCATAAATTAAGGATTAGGGACAAAACAAGGGCTTTTCCCATACAGAATTTACAAGCCCTACAGACCGAAATACAGTGCTGGGATTGTAGTTTTGATTACCGCATACGGGATTGGCTACCCCTAAACGAAACAAACTACAAAGTTTATACTGAAACAACGAGTCTCATAGAACATATAAAAATACTCGAAAAAATCCTCATCGGCAATATATTATCCCTCGCTAAGGGGCTTGAAATAAACATTACATCAACAATTTATGTTTCCATAACAGCTATCGAAAACATACGAGGTGTTAGATATAAACGAGTTCCTTTACAATGTATGGACATACAGTTTAAAAGTAATCTGTCTTTGCCCGACTTTATAGGTATAGGCAAACATACAAGTGTGGGATTTGGTATAATAACTAAGAAAAATAACGTAAAAAATAAATATGGACAACATTAG